ATTTTTGACATGCAGAGAAATAGGGGCATGCCAATTCATTACAATCATAGAAAGAAGCATAAGGAGAACAAAGAGTGCAGTATCTTGTAAGAAATTGAACTGTGTATGATATGTGCACAGCTAAACTGTCCCAAGAAGTAGGCAGAACCtcacaaaaaaaatctcacaTTGGGTCACCCTCTAAACATGATTCTTTTTTTCTAtgaatgttaatattttatttgggTTAGTCTCCATGTGTTCAAATTGTGCATGCTGTAATATTAAGGTTTGTTAGTATTTATGCTTCCAATTCATGTTTGCTGAATTCAGATTGCTAAATACAATAATATAGCTGTTTTTCCACTAATTTCTAACCACTAATTCTTTGGATGACATGTAATGgtgattttatttgaaataagtGAAATAtcgaaataaataaaagcattaaacCCTGCATGTGAGTCTAGTTTCatcatgtatttaaaaaaataaaaaaaacaccacatacCTATGCAATGGCAAGATGTCTTCAAACTGAAAATATCCAAGCTAGGCCCTGCAACCAGGTTACTACCAATAAActgccaaataaataaataaaaaccacaCAACTCCTGGCCATGACTACGCTAGTTTCATGGACCAGTGTTTTTTTCCCACCCACATCAGTTTCTCAAAAGCATCATAAGCATTAACCATTGGTCTCCAGACTAGTACGATCTAGAATTcagatgcttttgggaaaccaAAACCAGATCAGAACTGGTTCAATAAAATCCATGAAAATAACACTCAAAAACAATTTCTTGAGTTACATTCAAATTGGCTAACTTTTTGTCTTACAAATGGAAATGTTTCTCTAGAATAGCTATCCTTAAGAGCACTCTCTTAAATGTTATTTCAATGGCATTTACTCAAGAGAAAAGTGCAAAATCCCTTTAGTAATTAATTAACACTATGAAAAGGGCTAGTTTTTTTTATGAAGCTTGTGCAGACATGTTACTCTGGCTCCCTCTAGTGGCCAAATTTCCAAATAGTTCCAAACGGCAAAATTCAACTCACTACATCTCACTTTATATTAAACATCattttacacatatatatatatatatatatatatatatatatatataaaaggaaACATCTGAAATGTCTAAACATATGTCTTTTAGATATATATTGGAAAAACACAAGCACAAATCATCATTACAAAAAGTTTTATTAATGGTTGACTGGAAGAACAGTGTCCAATTAGCATATTTACAGACAATTATCTATACATTAGAATGAGCAGTTGGACAAAAACCTGAAATGGATTCAAGAGGGACAAAGATTGAGAAAATGAGACTGAACCAAAGGTGAGTCTGTACATGCTGCCATAAGCACTCTAGATTCAGCCCCCAGTGCCTGGTAAAGCTAAGAACCAAACTACCATCATTTAAGTGCACCCATATATCTGCCAGTCCTATGAAATGGCTTAGGTCACAGAATTGTGAATCCATTGAACTGGAAACCACATCAGACACTGAATAGCAAAATGCATTTTCCCAAAACATCTATCCAAACAATTTCTGATATGCAGAATGAAATCTCACAGATGACAGACTTCTACTTGGATTTAAGAGGATTCTTCATCGATCTTGGGTGCCAGGTAATATTTGACATGCCCCATGTCTGCAATCTTGTACTCAACCACTGCAATGGGAAAAGGACAATCATTTTAATTGCTTCAACTCAAAATGCAATATAATGAGCATGTGAGCATTTTTCATACCTAGTGGAATGTCTGCAGACATGCTGAGCGTGACCGTCTTGGACAGAGGAGTGGCCTTGGTGAAGAAGTTCAGGTAGTTCAATGCAAAAATAAGCTGCACTGGCTCATTCATCTCAATTGTCACCTGCGAGGAACAAAGAGTTGTCAATTACCctcataaaaatacaaacactTGCTTTTAGTTATGCGGCCAATGTTAAAAGAATGTTACCGCTTCATCCTCCTTGTCGACGTTGCTGGTCTGTGAAAGCTTAATGTTTCCTGTACCCAGCTCTCCACTGGCAGAGAACTTCACGCCATCCTTGGCACACGAGATCATGACCGCATCACCGATCTGTGACAGATCCCTGCAGATTCTGGCGAATTCACCAGAGGGCATCTTCACCACACAGCTGTATTCCTGCTCCTGAG
This genomic stretch from Megalobrama amblycephala isolate DHTTF-2021 linkage group LG2, ASM1881202v1, whole genome shotgun sequence harbors:
- the pcna gene encoding proliferating cell nuclear antigen; this encodes MFEARLVQGSILKKVLEALKDLITEACWDVSSSGISLQSMDSSHVSLVQLTLRSDGFDSYRCDRNLAMGVNLSSMSKILKCAGNEDIITLRAEDNADSLALVFETLNQEKVSDYEMKLMDLDVEQLGIPEQEYSCVVKMPSGEFARICRDLSQIGDAVMISCAKDGVKFSASGELGTGNIKLSQTSNVDKEDEAVTIEMNEPVQLIFALNYLNFFTKATPLSKTVTLSMSADIPLVVEYKIADMGHVKYYLAPKIDEESS